From a single Leopardus geoffroyi isolate Oge1 chromosome E1, O.geoffroyi_Oge1_pat1.0, whole genome shotgun sequence genomic region:
- the TSPOAP1 gene encoding peripheral-type benzodiazepine receptor-associated protein 1 isoform X5 yields the protein MEQLTPLPQLGDPRAMEPWALSAWQNWTPGQGSEPGGAAPSIAEIPAAGQVGEPRPGESSEPEPEGAQSPRAMGGIDPEGTKTGLNSLGHQAASSRPSCPRLEDEEVEALPKGKLSMGFGDRPNLELLRALGELQQRCAILKEENQMLRKSSFPETEEKVRRLKRKNAELAVIAKRLEERARKLQETNLKVVSAPVPRPGASLELCRKALAHQRARDLSETASALLAKDKQIAALQRECRELQARLTLVGKEGPQWLHVRDFDRLLRESQREVLRLQRQIALRNQQEPPPPPRPPGPAAPARAGAPAPGAPGEARPQEDVENPPTGLGEPEKQQRVQQLESELSKKRKKCESLEQEARKKQRRCEELELQLREAQNENARLVEENSRLSGRATEKEQVEWENAELRGQLLGVTQERDSALRKSQGLQSKLESLEQVLKHMREVAQRRQQLEVEHEQARISLQEKQEEVRRLQQAQAEAKREHEGAVQLLESTLDSMQVRVRELEEQCRSQTERFSLLAQELQAFRLHPGPLDLLTSALGYSTLGDHPPPPCCCSTPHPCRGSGPKDLDLPPGSPGRCTPKSSEPVPATVVGVPRRTAKKAESLSNSSRSESIHNSPKSCPTPEVDTASEVEELEADSVSLLPAAPEGSRGGARIQVFLARYSYNPFEGPNENPEAELPLTAGEYIYIYGNMDEDGFFEGELMDGRRGLVPSNFVERVSDDDLLTSLPPELADLSHSSGPELSFLSAGGGGSSSGGQSSGGRSQPRPEDEAAGDELSLSPQPEGLGGPPAVPYPRGLVVLRQLAHSVVLAWEPPPERVELRGYHICVNGELRQALGPGVPPKAVLENLDLRAGPLRVSVQALTSQGSSDPLRCCLVVGTRAGVVPSQLRVHRLTATSAEITWVPGNSNLAHAVYLNGEECPPARPSTYWATFCHLRPGTLYQARVEAQLPPRESWEPGWERPEQRAATLQFTTLPAGPPDAPLDVQIEPGPSPGILIISWLPVTIDAAGTSNGVRVTGYAIYADGQKIMEVASPTAGSVLVELSQLQLMQVCREVAVRTMSPHGESADSIPAPVPPALVAACLPATVSCPSPRPGPEARPPLAPASPGPGDPSSPLRRPDPHGTREPPGAPPASPPREAAKGSPEEPPAPRSQEEAGAAVLGTSEDGRASEPAVGERAPDPAVSPLAQEEALLAPCSTQGALTQRVPCAEACRGGEAGSGLRPRAEREDTAELGVRLVNSLVDHGRNSDLSDIQEEEEDEEEEEEEDLSSRTCSFQKQVVGNSIGENGAKPQPQPDPFCETDSDEEILEQILELPLQQFCSKKLFSIPEEEEEEDEEDEGEDEEDEERPGAGCSSRDPGPPESALLGLGCDSGQPRGPGLCPLSPEPCRGGDRLEDIPGLVGGSIRRKGSGSPEKPPNRRRSPDPREHCSRLLSNGGPQASGRPGPTRERGSPPVGEGTKGVPEAGGRGRPAPSRRCSRGRAPESSLAGCFSPKCLEISIEYDSEDEQEAGSGGISITSSCYPGDGEAWGTAPIGRSRGPLKANSGPTPYPRLSAWEKGEPERRGRGATGRAKEPPSRATETGEPRGQDSSGRRGPLRRGAQAPRTGGTELASLRSPPAEAPVYQDLPVRAFVALFDYDPVSMSPNPDAGEEELPFREGQILKVFGDKDADGFYRGEGGGRTGYIPCNMVAEVAVDSPTERQQLLQRGYLSPDILTEGSGNGPFVYSTARTAGPPPKPRRSKKAEAEGSAQPCAGRPQQVSSASLKSSRSMVAAFDYNPRESSPNMDVEAELPFRAGDIITVFGDMDDDGFYYGELNGQRGLVPSNFLEGPGPEAGSSDREPGTSQAESQRMRRRRVQC from the exons ATGGAGCAACTGACACCTCTCCCACAGCTGGGGGACCCCAGAGCCATGGAGCCGTGGGCCCTGTCCGCCTGGCAGAACTGGACTCCAGGCCAGGGGAGCGAACCTGGAGGCGCAGCCCCAAGCATTGCTGAGATCCCGGCAGCTGGGCAGGTTGGAGAGCCGAGGCCCGGGGAGAGCTCCGAGCCGGAGCCTGagggagcccagagccccagggctATGGGGGGCATTGACCCTGAAGGAACCAAAACCGGGCTGAACAGCCTGGGGCACCAAGCAGCAAGCTCCAGACCCAGCTGCCCGAGGCTGGAGGACGAGGAGGTGGAGGCTCTCCCTAAG GGCAAGCTGAGCATGGGCTTTGGGGACAGGCCCAATCTGGAGCTGCTGAGGGCCCTGGGGGAGCTGCAGCAGCGCTGTGCCATCCTTAAGGAGGAAAATCAGATGCTG AGGAAGAGCAGCTTCCCTGAGACAGAGGAGAAGGTGCGGAGGCTGAAGCGGAAGAATGCCGAGCTGGCGGTCATTGCCAAGCGTCTGGAGGAGAGGGCCCGGAAGCTGCAGGAGACTAACCTGAAGGTG GTGAGTGCCCCTGTGCCCCGTCCTGGGGCCAGCTTGGAGTTGTGCCGGAAGGCCCTGGCCCATCAGCGAGCCCGGGACCTCAGTGAGACAGCCAGCGCCCTGCTGGCTAAGGACAAGCAGATTGCTGCCTTGCAGCGGGAGTGCAGGGAGCTGCAGGCCAGGCTCACCCTGGTTGGCAAG GAGGGCCCCCAGTGGCTCCACGTGAGGGACTTCGACCGGCTGCTCCGCGAGTCCCAGCGGGAGGTGCTGCGGCTGCAGAGGCAGATCGCCCTGCGCAACCAGCAGGAgccacccccgccgccccggcccccggGCCCCGCTGCCCCGGCCAGAGCAGGGGCGCCCGCCCCCGGGGCCCCGGGAGAG GCCAGGCCCCAAGAGGATGTGGAAAACCCACCCACGGGCCTAGGGGAGCCAGAGAAGCAGCAGAGGGTGCAGCAGCTG GAGTCAGAGCTCAGCAAGAAGCGAAAGAAATGCGAGAGCCTGGAGCAGGAAGCCCGGAAAAAGCAGAGGCGATGTGAGGAGCTG GAACTGCAGCTGAGAGAAGCCCAGAATGAGAATGCCCGCCTCGTGGAGGAGAATTCTCGGCTCAGTGGGAGAGCCACGGAAAAAGAGCAG GTAGAGTGGGAGAATGCAGAGCTGAGGGGCCAGCTCCTGGGGGTGACACAGGAGAGGGACTCGGCCCTTCGCAAGAGCCAGGGCCTGCAGAGCAAGCTGGAGAGCCTGGAGCAGGTGCTGAAG CACATGCGGGAGGTGGCCCAGCGGAGGCAGCAGCTCGAGGTGGAGCATGAGCAGGCTCGGATCAGCCTgcaggagaagcaggaggaggtcCGGAGGCTgcagcag GCCCAGGCAGAAGCCAAGAGGGAACATGAAGGGGCTGTGCAGCTGCTGGAG TCGACCCTGGATTCCATGCAG GTCCGGGTTCGAGAGCTGGAAGAGCAGTGCCGCAGCCAAACAGAGCGCTTCAGCCTCCTGGCACAGGAGCTCCAGGCCTTCCGCCTGCACCCTGGCCCCTTGGATCTACTCACCTCTGCCTTGGGCTACAGTACCCTTGGGGACCACCCACCACCCCCGTGCTGCTGCtctacccctcacccctgccGTGGGTCTGGCCCCAAAG ACCTTGACCTCCCTCCGGGCTCTCCTGGGCGCTGCACCCCAAAGTCTTCTGAGCCTGTCCCTGCAACCGTTGTCGGGGTCCCTCGAAGGACGGCCAAGAAGGCAGAGTCCCTCTCCAACTCCTCTCGCTCTGAATCCATCCACAACAGCCCCAAGTCGTGCCCCACACCCGAG GTGGACACAGCCAGTGAGGTGGAGGAGCTGGAGGCAGACAGTGTCTCCCTGCTCCCAGCCGCACCGGAGGGCAGCCGCGGAGGAGCCAGGATCCAGGTGTTCCTAGCACGCTATAG CTACAACCCCTTCGAGGGCCCCAATGAGAACCCAGAGGCAGAGCTTCCGCTTACTGCTGGCGAGTACATCTACATCTATGGCAACATGGACGAGGATGGCTTTTTTGAAG gGGAGCTCATGGATGGCCGAAGGGGCCTGGTCCCTTCCAATTTTGTAGAGCGTGTGTCCGACGATGACCTCCTGACCTCCCTCCCTCCGGAGCTGGCCGATTTGTCCCACAGCTCAGGCCCCGAACTCAGTTTCCTGAGTGCAGGCGGGGGTGGCAGCAGTAGCGGGGGCCAGAGCAGCGGGGGACGCAGCCAGCCCAGACCTGAGGACGAGGCTGCGGGGGACGAGCTCAGTCTGAGCCCCCAGCCTGAGGGCCTGGGCGGGCCCCCTGCTGTGCCTTACCCACGGGGTCTGGTGGTCCTCAGGCAGCTGGCCCACAGTGTGGTGCTGGCCTGGGAGCCGCCTCCTGAGCGAGTGGAGTTACGCGGCTACCATATCTGCGTGAACGGGGAGCTGCGTCAGGCCCTGGGGCCGGGGGTGCCCCCCAAGGCTGTGCTCGAGAACCTGGACCTGCGGGCCGGGCCCCTCCGTGTTTCTGTGCAGGCCCTGACCAGCCAGGGCAGCTCCGACCCTCTGCGCTGTTGCTTGGTGGTGGGTACCCGGGCCGGGGTGGTACCTAGCCAGCTGCGGGTCCATCGACTGACAGCCACGTCTGCTGAGATCACCTGGGTGCCCGGCAATAGCAACTTGGCCCATGCCGTCTACCTCAATGGGGAAGAGTGCCCCCCTGCCCGCCCCAGCACCTACTGGGCCACCTTCTGTCACCTGCGGCCTGGTACTCTCTATCAGGCCCGAGTGGAGGCTCAGCTCCCACCTCGAGAGTCCTGGGAACCAGGCTGGGAAAGGCCGGAGCAGCGGGCTGCCACCCTGCAGTTCACCACACTCCCAGCAG GCCCACCTGATGCCCCCCTGGATGTGCAGATTGAGCCGGGACCCTCCCCTGGAATCTTGATCATCAGCTGGCTCCCAGTAACAATTGATGCTGCTGGCACTTCCAATGGCGTCCGGGTCACGGGCTATGCCATCTATGCTGATGGGCAAAAG ATCATGGAGGTGGCGTCACCCACGGCAGGCAGCGTGCTGGTGGAGCTGTCCCAGCTGCAGCTGATGCAAGTGTGCCGTGAGGTGGCTGTGCGCACCATGTCACCCCACGGCGAGTCAGCTGACTCCATTCCAGCTCCTGTCCCCCCAGCCCTAGTGGCGGCCTGCCTACCAGCCACGGTCTCTTGCCCCTCACCGCGGCCGGGCCCGGAAGCCAGACCACCCCTTGCTCCAGCCTCCCCGGGGCCTGGAGACCCCAGCTCTCCCCTCCGGCGCCCTGACCCCCACGGAACTCGAGAGCCCCCCGGGGCCCCCCCAGCAAGCCCTCCCAGAGAGGCAGCAAAAGGATCCCCCGAGGAGCCCCCAGCACCTCGCTCCCAG gaggaggctggggcagcTGTGCTGGGCACCTCAGAGGACGGGAGGGCCAGCGAGCCAGCTGTGGGAGAGAGAGCTCCTGACCCTGCAGTTTCACCGCTGGCCCAGGAAGAGGCCCTTCTGGCACCCTGCTCCACCCAAGGAGCTCTCACCCAGCGGGTGCCCTGTGCTGAGGCCTGCCGCGGAGGAGAGGCAGGGTCTGGGCTGAGGCCCAGGGCTGAG AGGGAGGACACGGCAGAGCTCGGGGTCCGTCTGGTGAACTCCCTTGTGGACCATGGCCGCAATTCAGATCTCTCAGACAtccaagaggaggaggaggacgaggaggaggaggaggaggaggacctgAGTTCCAGGACTTGCTCTTTCCAGAAGCAGGTTGTTGGCAACAGCATCGGGGAGAATGGGGCCAAG ccccagccccagcctgaccCCTTCTGTGAGACCGACAGCGACGAGGAGATCTTGGAGCAGATCCTGGAGCTGCCCCTCCAGCAGTTCTGCAGCAAGAAGCTTTTTAGCATccctgaagaggaagaagaggaggacgAGGAAGATGAGGGGGAGGATGAGGAAGACGAGGAGAGGCCAGGGGCAGGCTGTTCTTCTCGAGACCCCGGCCCACCCGAGTCTGCATTGCTGGGGCTGGGCTGTGACAGTGGTCAGCCTCGAGGACCTGGCCTGTGTCCCTTGTCTCCAGAGCCCTGCAGGGGTGGGGACCGCCTGGAAGACATACCCGGACTAGTTGGTGGAAGCATCCGGAGGAAAGGAAGTGGCTCCCCTGAGAAGCCCCCAAACCGCAGGCGGTCCCCAGATCCCCGTGAACACTGCAGCCGACTTCTCAGCAACGGCGGGCCCCAGGCCTCCGGACGGCCGGGCCCCACACGGGAGAGGGGCAGCCCCCCTGTGGGCGAGGGGACCAAGGGTGTGCCAGAGGCTGGTGGGAGAGGGCGGCCGGCCCCTTCCCGGAGATGCTCCCGTGGCCGGGCTCCAGAATCTAGCCTGGCCGGCTGCTTCTCCCCCAAGTGCTTGGAAATCAGCATCGAATATGATTCTGAGGACGAGCAGGAGGCGGGCAGCGGTGGCATCAGCATCACCAGCTCCTGCTACCCTGGAGATGGGGAGGCCTGGGGCACGGCCCCCATAGGAAGGTCCAGGGGGCCTCTGAAGGCCAATTCGGGCCCCACCCCCTACCCACGCCTTTCGGCCTGGGAGAAGGGGGAGCCAGAGCGGAGAGGCCGCGGTGCGACTGGCAGAGCCAAGGAGCCACCCTCCCGG GCAACAGAGACTGGGGAGCCCAGAGGGCAGGACAGCTCTGGGCGGAGGGGCCCCCTGCGGAGAGGGGCCCAGGCCCCCAGGACGGGCGGTACCGAGTTGG CCTCTCTGAGGAGCCCCCCGGCAGAAGCGCCGGTTTACCAGGACCTACCTGTCAGGGCCTTTGTGGCTCTGTTTGACTATGACCCGGTGTCAATGTCACCCAACCCTGACGCTGGGGAAGAGGAGCTCCCCTTCCGGGAGGGCCAGATCCTGAAG GTGTTTGGGGACAAGGATGCCGATGGCTTCTACCGCGGTGAAGGTGGGGGTCGGACAGGCTACATCCCCTGCAACATGGTGGCTGAGGTGGCTGTGGACAGTCCCACAGAGAGACAGCAGCTGCTCCAGCGGGGTTATTTGTCCCCAGATATTCTCACTGAAGGCTCAG GGAATGGTCCCTTTGTGTACTCTACAGCCCGCACCGCTGGGCCTCCCCCCAAGCCCCGCCGCTCCAAGAAAG CTGAGGCAGAAGGCTCTGCCCAACCCTGTGCAG GCCGCCCCCAGCAGGTCTCCTCTGCCAGCTTGAAATCCTCCCGTTCCATGGTGGCTGCATTTGACTACAACCCTCGGGAGAGCTCCCCCAACATGGATGTGGAG GCAGAGCTGCCCTTCCGGGCAGGCGACATCATTACTGTGTTCGGTGACATGGACGATGATGGTTTCTACTAT GGGGAGCTCAATGGACAGAGGGGCTTGGTTCCATCCAACTTCCTGGAGGGCCCTGGACCTGAGGCGGGCAGCTCAGACAGGGAGCCTGGGACATCCCAGGCCGAGAGTCAG AGAATGAGGAGGAGACGAGTCCAGTGCTAG
- the TSPOAP1 gene encoding peripheral-type benzodiazepine receptor-associated protein 1 isoform X9 — MREVAQRRQQLEVEHEQARISLQEKQEEVRRLQQAQAEAKREHEGAVQLLESTLDSMQVRVRELEEQCRSQTERFSLLAQELQAFRLHPGPLDLLTSALGYSTLGDHPPPPCCCSTPHPCRGSGPKDLDLPPGSPGRCTPKSSEPVPATVVGVPRRTAKKAESLSNSSRSESIHNSPKSCPTPEVDTASEVEELEADSVSLLPAAPEGSRGGARIQVFLARYSYNPFEGPNENPEAELPLTAGEYIYIYGNMDEDGFFEGELMDGRRGLVPSNFVERVSDDDLLTSLPPELADLSHSSGPELSFLSAGGGGSSSGGQSSGGRSQPRPEDEAAGDELSLSPQPEGLGGPPAVPYPRGLVVLRQLAHSVVLAWEPPPERVELRGYHICVNGELRQALGPGVPPKAVLENLDLRAGPLRVSVQALTSQGSSDPLRCCLVVGTRAGVVPSQLRVHRLTATSAEITWVPGNSNLAHAVYLNGEECPPARPSTYWATFCHLRPGTLYQARVEAQLPPRESWEPGWERPEQRAATLQFTTLPAGPPDAPLDVQIEPGPSPGILIISWLPVTIDAAGTSNGVRVTGYAIYADGQKIMEVASPTAGSVLVELSQLQLMQVCREVAVRTMSPHGESADSIPAPVPPALVAACLPATVSCPSPRPGPEARPPLAPASPGPGDPSSPLRRPDPHGTREPPGAPPASPPREAAKGSPEEPPAPRSQEEAGAAVLGTSEDGRASEPAVGERAPDPAVSPLAQEEALLAPCSTQGALTQRVPCAEACRGGEAGSGLRPRAEREDTAELGVRLVNSLVDHGRNSDLSDIQEEEEDEEEEEEEDLSSRTCSFQKQVVGNSIGENGAKPQPQPDPFCETDSDEEILEQILELPLQQFCSKKLFSIPEEEEEEDEEDEGEDEEDEERPGAGCSSRDPGPPESALLGLGCDSGQPRGPGLCPLSPEPCRGGDRLEDIPGLVGGSIRRKGSGSPEKPPNRRRSPDPREHCSRLLSNGGPQASGRPGPTRERGSPPVGEGTKGVPEAGGRGRPAPSRRCSRGRAPESSLAGCFSPKCLEISIEYDSEDEQEAGSGGISITSSCYPGDGEAWGTAPIGRSRGPLKANSGPTPYPRLSAWEKGEPERRGRGATGRAKEPPSRATETGEPRGQDSSGRRGPLRRGAQAPRTGGTELASLRSPPAEAPVYQDLPVRAFVALFDYDPVSMSPNPDAGEEELPFREGQILKVFGDKDADGFYRGEGGGRTGYIPCNMVAEVAVDSPTERQQLLQRGYLSPDILTEGSGNGPFVYSTARTAGPPPKPRRSKKAEAEGSAQPCAGRPQQVSSASLKSSRSMVAAFDYNPRESSPNMDVEAELPFRAGDIITVFGDMDDDGFYYGELNGQRGLVPSNFLEGPGPEAGSSDREPGTSQAESQDWASSAQGPLLPRGWSCAPGPGSFPTIELGGPQGTSEKVWGLLSKGKQLLRKLGSGKKE; from the exons ATGCGGGAGGTGGCCCAGCGGAGGCAGCAGCTCGAGGTGGAGCATGAGCAGGCTCGGATCAGCCTgcaggagaagcaggaggaggtcCGGAGGCTgcagcag GCCCAGGCAGAAGCCAAGAGGGAACATGAAGGGGCTGTGCAGCTGCTGGAG TCGACCCTGGATTCCATGCAG GTCCGGGTTCGAGAGCTGGAAGAGCAGTGCCGCAGCCAAACAGAGCGCTTCAGCCTCCTGGCACAGGAGCTCCAGGCCTTCCGCCTGCACCCTGGCCCCTTGGATCTACTCACCTCTGCCTTGGGCTACAGTACCCTTGGGGACCACCCACCACCCCCGTGCTGCTGCtctacccctcacccctgccGTGGGTCTGGCCCCAAAG ACCTTGACCTCCCTCCGGGCTCTCCTGGGCGCTGCACCCCAAAGTCTTCTGAGCCTGTCCCTGCAACCGTTGTCGGGGTCCCTCGAAGGACGGCCAAGAAGGCAGAGTCCCTCTCCAACTCCTCTCGCTCTGAATCCATCCACAACAGCCCCAAGTCGTGCCCCACACCCGAG GTGGACACAGCCAGTGAGGTGGAGGAGCTGGAGGCAGACAGTGTCTCCCTGCTCCCAGCCGCACCGGAGGGCAGCCGCGGAGGAGCCAGGATCCAGGTGTTCCTAGCACGCTATAG CTACAACCCCTTCGAGGGCCCCAATGAGAACCCAGAGGCAGAGCTTCCGCTTACTGCTGGCGAGTACATCTACATCTATGGCAACATGGACGAGGATGGCTTTTTTGAAG gGGAGCTCATGGATGGCCGAAGGGGCCTGGTCCCTTCCAATTTTGTAGAGCGTGTGTCCGACGATGACCTCCTGACCTCCCTCCCTCCGGAGCTGGCCGATTTGTCCCACAGCTCAGGCCCCGAACTCAGTTTCCTGAGTGCAGGCGGGGGTGGCAGCAGTAGCGGGGGCCAGAGCAGCGGGGGACGCAGCCAGCCCAGACCTGAGGACGAGGCTGCGGGGGACGAGCTCAGTCTGAGCCCCCAGCCTGAGGGCCTGGGCGGGCCCCCTGCTGTGCCTTACCCACGGGGTCTGGTGGTCCTCAGGCAGCTGGCCCACAGTGTGGTGCTGGCCTGGGAGCCGCCTCCTGAGCGAGTGGAGTTACGCGGCTACCATATCTGCGTGAACGGGGAGCTGCGTCAGGCCCTGGGGCCGGGGGTGCCCCCCAAGGCTGTGCTCGAGAACCTGGACCTGCGGGCCGGGCCCCTCCGTGTTTCTGTGCAGGCCCTGACCAGCCAGGGCAGCTCCGACCCTCTGCGCTGTTGCTTGGTGGTGGGTACCCGGGCCGGGGTGGTACCTAGCCAGCTGCGGGTCCATCGACTGACAGCCACGTCTGCTGAGATCACCTGGGTGCCCGGCAATAGCAACTTGGCCCATGCCGTCTACCTCAATGGGGAAGAGTGCCCCCCTGCCCGCCCCAGCACCTACTGGGCCACCTTCTGTCACCTGCGGCCTGGTACTCTCTATCAGGCCCGAGTGGAGGCTCAGCTCCCACCTCGAGAGTCCTGGGAACCAGGCTGGGAAAGGCCGGAGCAGCGGGCTGCCACCCTGCAGTTCACCACACTCCCAGCAG GCCCACCTGATGCCCCCCTGGATGTGCAGATTGAGCCGGGACCCTCCCCTGGAATCTTGATCATCAGCTGGCTCCCAGTAACAATTGATGCTGCTGGCACTTCCAATGGCGTCCGGGTCACGGGCTATGCCATCTATGCTGATGGGCAAAAG ATCATGGAGGTGGCGTCACCCACGGCAGGCAGCGTGCTGGTGGAGCTGTCCCAGCTGCAGCTGATGCAAGTGTGCCGTGAGGTGGCTGTGCGCACCATGTCACCCCACGGCGAGTCAGCTGACTCCATTCCAGCTCCTGTCCCCCCAGCCCTAGTGGCGGCCTGCCTACCAGCCACGGTCTCTTGCCCCTCACCGCGGCCGGGCCCGGAAGCCAGACCACCCCTTGCTCCAGCCTCCCCGGGGCCTGGAGACCCCAGCTCTCCCCTCCGGCGCCCTGACCCCCACGGAACTCGAGAGCCCCCCGGGGCCCCCCCAGCAAGCCCTCCCAGAGAGGCAGCAAAAGGATCCCCCGAGGAGCCCCCAGCACCTCGCTCCCAG gaggaggctggggcagcTGTGCTGGGCACCTCAGAGGACGGGAGGGCCAGCGAGCCAGCTGTGGGAGAGAGAGCTCCTGACCCTGCAGTTTCACCGCTGGCCCAGGAAGAGGCCCTTCTGGCACCCTGCTCCACCCAAGGAGCTCTCACCCAGCGGGTGCCCTGTGCTGAGGCCTGCCGCGGAGGAGAGGCAGGGTCTGGGCTGAGGCCCAGGGCTGAG AGGGAGGACACGGCAGAGCTCGGGGTCCGTCTGGTGAACTCCCTTGTGGACCATGGCCGCAATTCAGATCTCTCAGACAtccaagaggaggaggaggacgaggaggaggaggaggaggaggacctgAGTTCCAGGACTTGCTCTTTCCAGAAGCAGGTTGTTGGCAACAGCATCGGGGAGAATGGGGCCAAG ccccagccccagcctgaccCCTTCTGTGAGACCGACAGCGACGAGGAGATCTTGGAGCAGATCCTGGAGCTGCCCCTCCAGCAGTTCTGCAGCAAGAAGCTTTTTAGCATccctgaagaggaagaagaggaggacgAGGAAGATGAGGGGGAGGATGAGGAAGACGAGGAGAGGCCAGGGGCAGGCTGTTCTTCTCGAGACCCCGGCCCACCCGAGTCTGCATTGCTGGGGCTGGGCTGTGACAGTGGTCAGCCTCGAGGACCTGGCCTGTGTCCCTTGTCTCCAGAGCCCTGCAGGGGTGGGGACCGCCTGGAAGACATACCCGGACTAGTTGGTGGAAGCATCCGGAGGAAAGGAAGTGGCTCCCCTGAGAAGCCCCCAAACCGCAGGCGGTCCCCAGATCCCCGTGAACACTGCAGCCGACTTCTCAGCAACGGCGGGCCCCAGGCCTCCGGACGGCCGGGCCCCACACGGGAGAGGGGCAGCCCCCCTGTGGGCGAGGGGACCAAGGGTGTGCCAGAGGCTGGTGGGAGAGGGCGGCCGGCCCCTTCCCGGAGATGCTCCCGTGGCCGGGCTCCAGAATCTAGCCTGGCCGGCTGCTTCTCCCCCAAGTGCTTGGAAATCAGCATCGAATATGATTCTGAGGACGAGCAGGAGGCGGGCAGCGGTGGCATCAGCATCACCAGCTCCTGCTACCCTGGAGATGGGGAGGCCTGGGGCACGGCCCCCATAGGAAGGTCCAGGGGGCCTCTGAAGGCCAATTCGGGCCCCACCCCCTACCCACGCCTTTCGGCCTGGGAGAAGGGGGAGCCAGAGCGGAGAGGCCGCGGTGCGACTGGCAGAGCCAAGGAGCCACCCTCCCGG GCAACAGAGACTGGGGAGCCCAGAGGGCAGGACAGCTCTGGGCGGAGGGGCCCCCTGCGGAGAGGGGCCCAGGCCCCCAGGACGGGCGGTACCGAGTTGG CCTCTCTGAGGAGCCCCCCGGCAGAAGCGCCGGTTTACCAGGACCTACCTGTCAGGGCCTTTGTGGCTCTGTTTGACTATGACCCGGTGTCAATGTCACCCAACCCTGACGCTGGGGAAGAGGAGCTCCCCTTCCGGGAGGGCCAGATCCTGAAG GTGTTTGGGGACAAGGATGCCGATGGCTTCTACCGCGGTGAAGGTGGGGGTCGGACAGGCTACATCCCCTGCAACATGGTGGCTGAGGTGGCTGTGGACAGTCCCACAGAGAGACAGCAGCTGCTCCAGCGGGGTTATTTGTCCCCAGATATTCTCACTGAAGGCTCAG GGAATGGTCCCTTTGTGTACTCTACAGCCCGCACCGCTGGGCCTCCCCCCAAGCCCCGCCGCTCCAAGAAAG CTGAGGCAGAAGGCTCTGCCCAACCCTGTGCAG GCCGCCCCCAGCAGGTCTCCTCTGCCAGCTTGAAATCCTCCCGTTCCATGGTGGCTGCATTTGACTACAACCCTCGGGAGAGCTCCCCCAACATGGATGTGGAG GCAGAGCTGCCCTTCCGGGCAGGCGACATCATTACTGTGTTCGGTGACATGGACGATGATGGTTTCTACTAT GGGGAGCTCAATGGACAGAGGGGCTTGGTTCCATCCAACTTCCTGGAGGGCCCTGGACCTGAGGCGGGCAGCTCAGACAGGGAGCCTGGGACATCCCAGGCCGAGAGTCAG GACTGGGCCAGCTCAGCACAAGGGCCCCTACTGCCCAGAGGCTGGTCCTGTGCCCCTGGCCCTGGCAGCTTCCCCACAATTGAACTGGGGGGGCCACAGGGCACAAGCGAGAAGGTGTGGGGTCTCCTCTCCAAGGGAAAGCAGCTCCTAAGGAAACTGGGCTCTGGGAAGAAGGAGTGA